One Platichthys flesus chromosome 14, fPlaFle2.1, whole genome shotgun sequence genomic region harbors:
- the mbd3a gene encoding methyl-CpG-binding domain protein 3a produces the protein MERKSIPVKCILNKPQLVRGLSGNLHPDVNASHSRAGRSLLTKVQRSRHKHHYESNHQIRLKPDLNTTLPVRQTASIFKQPVTKVTNHPNNKVKTDPQKAVDQPKQLFWERKLSGLNAFDIAEELVKTMDLPKGLQGVGPACSDKTLLSSIASALHTSPAPVTGQLTAAVEKNPGVWLNTSQPLCKAFVVTDDDIRKQEDMVQSVRRRLEEALMADMLAHIEDTTAAAAAAEKVEEKVEQVDKEES, from the exons ATGGAGAGGAAAAG TATACCCGTTAAGTGCATTCTCAACAAGCCCCAGTTAGTCCGTGGTCTGAGTGGAAACCTACACCCAGATGTGAATGCCAGCCACTCCCGGGCTGGAAGGTCTCTCCTGACCAAAGTGCAGCGCAGCAGGCACAAGCATCACTACGAATCCAACCATCAAATCAGG ctcaaacctgatttaaacacAACACTACCAGTTCGACAGACAGCCTCCATCTTCAAGCAGCCGGTGACCAAGGTAACAAATCACCCCAACAACAAAGTGAAGACAGACCCCCAGAAAGCTGTGGACCAACCCAAGCAA CTGTTCTGGGAGAGGAAGCTGAGCGGCTTAAATGCATTTGATATTGCGGAGGAACTGGTGAAAACTATGGATCTTCCCAAAGGTTTACAGG GTGTTGGGCCTGCATGTTCAGATAAAACACTGCTTTCTTCCATCGCCAGCGCGCTGCACACCAGCCCTGCACCCGTCACCGGACAGCTCACTGCTGCGGTGGAGAAAAATCCTGGAGTGTGGCTGAACACATCCCAGCCTCTTTGTAAAGCCTTCGTAGTGACTGATGATGACATCAG gaagcaggaggacaTGGTGCAGAGTGTGAGGAGGCGGCTCGAGGAGGCTCTCATGGCTGACATGTTGGCTCATATAGAGGACACCactgcagccgcagcagcagcagaaaaagtAGAAGAGAAGGTTGAGCAGGTGGACAAGGAGGAATCATAG